The nucleotide sequence ACTGTTCTGAGATCAGATGACGTGTCATGGTGCATCATCGACATATGTGGCGTCCTGGATACATCATCTCAAGCTCTCACTCTCTGGGTATATAACTAAAGATATCCCACAGGAAAATGGTGTGGGTGGCAGACAGAATTTATCTGACTTCTTTAAAGACTGGACTGCTGTAAATCTAATAATCAGGTATGAAGTTATGCTTGGCAACTTTTTTACTATGTCAAGTATGTTGCCAATGCATTTCTACTGGGAGCTTATTAGTGGACCAATGCAAGAATTCTAGCCCTAGACCATACAGCCTTCATGGTTACAGTTTTTTTTTTGGGCGGGTCTTCATGGTTACAGTTTTAGTTCATCTATCTTTCTACCGTAATTCAGCATGGGCAGACAAACACTGTAGCATTTCTGCTTATCTGTGTTCCATACTTTATTATGAAACAGGCCAGATCTGTTGAAGTATGCTGGCAAAATCGAGTTGAGACTACGCGTACCTAAGAATAAATGGGATCTTTAGTTTTGGTGGTATATCATCACCAAAAAGAGAAGCTTCTTCAGTCATCTTTAACAAGACTCTTCTTACAATTTCCCCCAAATACATACCAGAGATCAGCTTTTCATAAATCTACAAAAAGAAAATTAGTTATAGCCAGCAATGAAAGAAAACAACAAGATGTATCTCTTTAGTATGAGACCTGTTCACCAGGATTCAGGCTTTCTGTATCTAATGCTTGATCAAATTCAGTCAAAGGAAGATGGGACGATCTGAAGTTCCCCCATTCCATATTTATTACCTGTGACAAATCACAAAACTCATGACAGTCCTGACAACTATCTCAATCTTAGGAATAGACTAAGCATGTACAAGCAACATGAATTTTGATAATTACAGACGACATGTTGTTTCTTCTCCAGTTTTTCACTATCATCGATTACCTCCGTCCCGAAaagcttgtcttagatttgtctagatacggatgtatctaacactagaCAACCTTTTTGGGACGGAGGCAGTATTTTCTTTTGGCATCACCATACATTTTTTGAACATCTGTAGTTTTTGCCTTGTGAAGCACAATAACACTCACCATATCTCCTGACTTGGGAAGGAGGCCATGCCATTTAGGAATTGCATTTGCACGTTCCACGTATGCTGCATTGGTACCTGTACCCAGAATTACAGCAGCAACGACATCATTGTCATCATATCTGCCCCCAGCCAATGTTCCTATAGTATCATTTACCTACATAAGATCATGTGGGTACATGTCAGGTTATAGAAAAGATAATCGTTGGGGTTCGGATACAGGATATATAGCACAAATTATCATGTCTCTTTCACAGCAAAGAAACTAACCAATGCTGTCACTTTCATATCAAGCCCCTGACGGTCTAGAGCACTGCTTAATTCAGCCACCACATCTGCGCCTACCTGACTTCACAGCAATGCAGTAACTATTATGTTCCAGATAAATTTGTAAGTTTCAACAACCATAGGTGATACAGGCATAATTTTGAGTAAACAGCATATGTTTCCAGTGACAGGTCAAGTCTTGTCAGCCATTGTTAAGAGTATAATATTAATCTGTGGGGTGTGTATGAGTTGACCCCATAACAAGAACTAACCGTTTCATCAATAGAAAAACCCTTAGTCCACTTGATAAGAGTTCCGGATGCAATTGAAGACTGCTTTACTGGAAAAGAGAAAGTAAAACCAAGTTCTCTTTGCCTTCCCTCAAGAAGATGAAAGTCTTCACCCTCTGAGGCAACAAATTTTGCCAAAGCAGCGGCAATAAAATCAAATAGTTCCTGAAAAAAACATGACATGTGACATACTTATACATTGATCAGAAAGGGTGCAAAACCGACTATGGAACAGTTTTACTTGCGAGGTCCCAGTCATTAAGTGTGCCGGGATTGAGAGCTCATCACATTCTTGCTTCACAACTCGCCCTTCCTTGCCTCCTAGTTGAACACGTAAAACGCGAAAATTTGTCCCTCCAAGGTCAAGTGCATAAAATAGCCCCTTCTCTTGCCTGCCAATGTGGCCCTCGACATATTAGATATATAAATGCAAAGTActcccttcgtaaactaatataagagcgtttagaatactaaagtagtgatctaaacgctcttatattagtttacagagggagtacaactgCATGAAATGGTTCGATGATTCACTGGaggctgcagctccacatattaagTTTATGGCACTTGTTAGTATAAGATACCCTTTGTATAGTGTTTAACAGAAAAATACAGAAAGACCATCAAATGTATGTGCTGCATTCACCATAAGAACTACAGGATTAAATGTAACCACCACAGCAGACGACTAAAAATTGCTTGACCTTATACACCATAAGACCAATAGACCTTCAGAAACATTTCACTTAAAAGTTGCAAGGCAGTCCAGAACGACTAACAACATTAGTCCTGTTCGGTTTCAAGTAAAGAACAGTGTGTCTACATCTTGCAGTAACGATATGATCAGTGACTCAATAAGGTTGGCACATCCATCCAACCATAGCCTACACGAGGGAAGTTCCAAGAATTAACTGGCAAGTGGCAGTCTTCCTCCCTCCTAAAATCACACAATATAAGTGATAATGCAAACAAATGTCCCTCATTTTTCTAAGCCCGGCGACAAATTTGCCTCAATCTATTAATAACGCTGAAAAGAGTAGCATGTTTTCCTCGGTTACACAAGCATGcccagttgttgttgttgttgttgttgttgttgttgttgttgttttgagATGCACATACATGCTCAGTTGGTACAGAAGCTGTAGACAGATCATCATCACAACAGTAGCACGGCCACTACCTTAAAACGGTCAAATCTACAGACAGAATCTTGCCCATTTCACTGAATCAGGAGCCTTACCCTGCAGCCCATTTCTAGCACAACACGTTAGAGGAGGGGCCGCGACAGCAATCCCGCAACCGCGGAGCAACCCAGGCGCTAGGCAGCGACAAAAATCCCTAGTGTGACTGCTTCTCTTCTTCGTTTTCTTTTGTCTCGCAGGAACGGACGGAGGAAAAAACAAGGGCAGATCCATTGGACCTGACGACGCTCGCTCGAGGCACACTGGCTCCAGCCGAACGAATTAGGCAGGGCAAGGGCAAGGGAATCTCCCAAGCCTCTACCCCGGCGGACGTCCCAATCCAAGCAAAGCAGAGGGAGAGGAAGGAGCGCGCGTTACCCCGTGGGGAGGGAGTCGACGTAGCTGATGATCATCCCGAGCTTGCTGCCGCCCTcggaggcgaggccggcgtgcATCTCGACGGCCATGGCGTCGGCCACCTGGcgcagccggggcggcggggccgcGCAGCGCTCCTCGAGGCCCCGCAGCACGGCCTCGGCGCGGCCCCACCGCTTGGCCTCCCGCATCTGGCGCCGCGCCAGCAGCGccacgcccaccgccgccgccgccgcgaccgccgccaccgccgccttccTCATCGCCGCCTCTGTTTCTGTCCTGATGAGTCGCGCTCTGCTCACGCTCACTTGGTCCGCAGCCCGTCCCCCCCGCCGTAAATATGGGCGGGGGCCGGGGGGGCGTTCGGGAATGCGTCGTCGGCTCCTTTCTTAGCCGTTTGTGGGCGGGCGGGCGGGCCCGGTGGCGCGAGGCGGTGTT is from Triticum aestivum cultivar Chinese Spring chromosome 1B, IWGSC CS RefSeq v2.1, whole genome shotgun sequence and encodes:
- the LOC123141748 gene encoding hexokinase-2, with translation MRKAAVAAVAAAAAVGVALLARRQMREAKRWGRAEAVLRGLEERCAAPPPRLRQVADAMAVEMHAGLASEGGSKLGMIISYVDSLPTGQEKGLFYALDLGGTNFRVLRVQLGGKEGRVVKQECDELSIPAHLMTGTSQELFDFIAAALAKFVASEGEDFHLLEGRQRELGFTFSFPVKQSSIASGTLIKWTKGFSIDETVGADVVAELSSALDRQGLDMKVTALVNDTIGTLAGGRYDDNDVVAAVILGTGTNAAYVERANAIPKWHGLLPKSGDMVINMEWGNFRSSHLPLTEFDQALDTESLNPGEQIYEKLISGMYLGEIVRRVLLKMTEEASLFGDDIPPKLKIPFILRTPHMSMMHHDTSSDLRTVGAKLKDVLGIQGTSLKTRRLVVAVCDIVAKRGARLAAAGIHGVLKKLGRDIPGSDKHRTVIAMDGGLYEHYTIFSETLESTLREMLGEEVSSSVVIKLANDGSGIGAALLAAAHSQYLEAEV